In a single window of the Pithys albifrons albifrons isolate INPA30051 chromosome 19, PitAlb_v1, whole genome shotgun sequence genome:
- the SPHK1 gene encoding sphingosine kinase 1, which produces MAAGRRAPPEPGGGPVLLQGIFGAGPAPGAAACSLSLTARELQVRRPGGSPGGSAGPDAALRLADCVGSTAFPAAAAAACFSFVCYPLRGPRWGPPARQRLERTFRVSRGPDAEGNLRIAQAWSRRIRELAVPAVPAQDGDSYGVLPRPCRALVLLNPQSGSGRALDDFQAVVQPMLAEAEMATTIFITERPHHAHEKVRDEDLSQWDTLVIMSGDGLLYEVVNGLMERPDWREAMKKPLCILPGGSGNALAASINYYAGYDHVAKKKLLTNCTFILCKGLHTQMDLVSLSTASGKRLFSFLGFGWGFISDVDIDSEKYRWLGSARFTLGTLQCLAKLRVYQGRLSYLPAGPEQSTVPAPRDSPVPVTNGQAGHVLLPVGTEAPGSLPTDSLLAPLGQPVPAHWTVVPEEEFVLVYAIYQSHLGTNLLMAPAARLHDGCIHLFYMKAGISRLALLKLFLAMSRGTHLDLNCPHLCYVPVRAFRLEPRVAAGIMTVDGEALACEPVQGQVHGRLCRVVCGS; this is translated from the exons ATGGCCGCCGGTCGCCGCGCTCCTCCGGAGCCCGGCGGGGGCCCCGTGCTGCTCCAGGGCATCTTCGGCGCGGGGCCGGCCCCCGGTGCCGCCGCCTGCTCGCTGTCGCTGACGGCCCGGGAGCTGCAGGTGCGGCGTCCCGGCGGCTCCCCGGGCGGCTCGGCCGGTCCCGACGCCGCGCTCCGCCTGGCCGACTGCGTGGGCTCCACCGCCTTCCCcgcggccgcggccgccgcctGCTTCTCGTTCGTGTGTTACCCGCTGCGGGGGCCGCGCTGGGGGCCGCCCGCCCGACAGCGCCTGGAGCGGACCTTCCGCGTCTCCCGGGGGCCCGACGCCGAGGGCAATCTGCGCATCGCCCAGGCCTGGAGCCGCCGCATTCGAGAGCTCGCCGTGCCCGCCGTGCCCGCGCAAGACG GTGACAGCTATGGGGTGCTGCCCCGGCCCTGCCGAGCGCTGGTGCTGCTGAACCCGCAGAGCGGCTCTGGCCGTGCTCTGGACGACTTCCAGGCAGTGGTGCAGCCCATGCTGGCCGAGGCCGAGATGGCCACCACCATCTTCATCACTG AAAGACCCCACCACGCACATGAGAAGGTGCGGGATGAGGACCTGTCACAGTGGGACACGTTGGTGATCATGTCTGGGGACGGACTGCTGTATGAG GTGGTGAATGGGCTCATGGAGCGGCCAGACTGGAGGGAAGCCATGAAGAAACCACTGTGCATCCTGCCAGGAGGCTCTGGGAATGCCCTGGCTGCCTCCATCAACTACTATGCAGG CTACGATCACGTCGCCAAGAAGAAGCTGCTGACGAATTGCACCTTCATCCTGTGCAAGGGGCTGCACACACAGATGGACCTGGTCTCTCTGAGCACAGCCTCAGGCAAGCGCCTCTTCTCCTTTCTCGGCTTCGGCTGGGGCTTCATCTCGGATGTGGACATCGACAGTGAGAAGTACCGCTGGCTGGGCAGCGCCCGCTTCACCCTGGGCACACTGCAGTGCCTGGCCAAGCTGCGGGTGTACCAGGGCCGCCTGTCCTACCTGCCTGCTGGCCCCGAGCAGAGCACCGTCCCAGCACCCAGGGACTCCCCTGTGCCCGTCACCAATGGCCAGGCTGGCCACGTCCTGCTGCCGGTGGGGACGGAAGCGCCCGGCTCTCTGCCCACCGACTCGCTGCTGGCGCCGCTGGGCCAGCCGGTGCCAGCACACTGGACTGTGGTCCCCGAGGAGGAGTTCGTCCTGGTCTATGCCATCTACCAGTCCCACCTGGGCACCAACCTGCTGATGGCACCAGCGGCGCGGTTGCACGACGGCTGCATCCACCTCTTCTACATGAAGGCTGGGATCAGCCGCTTGGCACTGTTGAAGCTCTTCCTGGCCATGTCCAGGGGGACCCACCTGGACCTGAACTGTCCCCACCTGTGCTACGTCCCCGTCCGGGCATTCCGCCTGGAGCCGCGGGTGGCCGCGGGCATCATGACGGTGGATGGCGAGGCCCTGGCCTGTgagcctgtgcagggccaggtcCATGGCCGCCTCTGCCGTGTTGTCTGCGGCTCCTGA